One segment of Methanoculleus taiwanensis DNA contains the following:
- the hemL gene encoding glutamate-1-semialdehyde 2,1-aminomutase — MKSSDYYERAKMLMPGGVSSPVRAIRPYPFYTTGAAGSRLTTADGTDLIDCCLGFGPLILGHAHPGIREAIERQLASGWLYGTPTPLEIELAGLIVGDHPGLEMIRFVSSGSEATMSAIRLARGYTGKKDIVKVEGGFHGAHDAVLVKAGSGATTLGIPNSAGVLPELVEHTRQVPFNNPEALETLLSANDDIAAFILEPVMGNVGLILPDEGYLAAVREITAAHDVLLIFDEVITGYRVGIGGAQAAYGVKPDLSTFGKIIGGGLPIGAFGGRREIMEMIAPLGPVYQAGTFSGNPLSLAAGIATIRHLHAHSDLYRRMDEAARAIEEAIPRSGRGSFVRLGSMFKHYFRPEVPRDYREVQECDTTAFGKFWKGMLDAGVFLPASQFETNFLSAVHTNQDVDQIIAAYVTCLSE; from the coding sequence ATGAAGAGCAGTGATTATTACGAACGAGCGAAGATGCTGATGCCGGGGGGTGTCAGCAGCCCGGTGCGCGCCATCAGACCCTATCCCTTCTACACGACCGGTGCGGCGGGTTCGCGATTGACGACGGCGGACGGCACCGATCTTATCGACTGCTGTCTCGGGTTTGGGCCGCTGATCCTTGGACATGCTCATCCCGGAATCCGTGAGGCAATAGAGCGGCAGCTCGCCTCCGGGTGGCTGTACGGGACACCCACGCCGCTTGAGATCGAGCTTGCCGGGCTGATAGTCGGCGACCACCCGGGTCTTGAGATGATCCGGTTCGTCTCGTCGGGTTCCGAGGCGACGATGTCCGCCATCCGGCTCGCCCGGGGATACACCGGAAAGAAGGATATCGTCAAGGTCGAGGGCGGGTTCCACGGAGCGCACGATGCGGTGCTCGTGAAAGCGGGTTCCGGTGCCACAACGCTCGGGATCCCGAACTCGGCGGGCGTGCTCCCGGAGCTTGTGGAACACACCCGGCAGGTGCCGTTCAACAACCCTGAGGCGCTCGAGACCCTGCTCTCCGCGAACGATGATATCGCCGCGTTCATCCTCGAACCGGTCATGGGGAACGTCGGGCTCATCCTCCCGGATGAAGGCTATCTTGCGGCGGTCAGGGAGATCACCGCCGCCCATGACGTCCTCCTCATCTTCGACGAGGTGATCACCGGATACCGGGTCGGTATCGGGGGTGCGCAGGCCGCCTACGGGGTGAAGCCTGACCTCTCCACCTTCGGCAAGATCATCGGCGGCGGACTCCCCATCGGTGCATTCGGCGGGAGGCGCGAGATCATGGAGATGATCGCGCCTTTAGGGCCGGTCTACCAGGCAGGCACCTTCAGCGGCAACCCGCTAAGCCTCGCCGCGGGGATAGCGACCATCCGGCATCTTCACGCACACAGCGACCTCTACCGGAGGATGGACGAGGCTGCTCGGGCGATAGAAGAGGCGATCCCGAGGAGTGGCCGGGGTTCGTTCGTCAGACTCGGTTCGATGTTCAAGCACTACTTCCGCCCGGAAGTGCCGCGGGACTATCGGGAGGTGCAGGAGTGCGATACCACGGCCTTCGGGAAATTCTGGAAAGGCATGCTCGATGCGGGTGTCTTCCTCCCCGCCTCCCAGTTTGAGACGAACTTCCTCTCTGCCGTGCACACGAACCAGGATGTCGACCAGATTATTGCGGCGTATGTAACATGTCTGTCAGAATAG
- a CDS encoding glutaredoxin family protein, giving the protein MSVIVIYRSSGCNICAQATDNVRLILAELGIDYDEVVLERIVGEGSAEIEELRQINLYGVPVIKIGDKVLVQSDTLSAWKVREFVQECLKGMVMVPHALGER; this is encoded by the coding sequence GTGAGCGTCATTGTAATATACCGAAGTTCAGGCTGCAACATCTGTGCGCAGGCGACGGACAACGTCCGATTGATACTTGCCGAGCTCGGCATCGATTACGATGAGGTGGTTCTTGAAAGGATCGTTGGTGAGGGATCTGCAGAGATCGAAGAACTCCGTCAGATAAATCTATACGGCGTTCCCGTCATCAAGATCGGTGATAAGGTGCTTGTCCAGAGCGATACGCTGAGTGCGTGGAAGGTGCGTGAGTTCGTGCAGGAATGCCTGAAAGGGATGGTAATGGTGCCGCACGCCCTGGGCGAACGGTAG
- a CDS encoding thioredoxin-like domain-containing protein, translated as MEQISLFEFPADLEWFNTDRPLSMQDLAGKIVLLDFWTFCCVSCMQVMPDITRLVEKYPELVVIGVHSPRYELERVTGNIREAILHTGFEHPVIVDRDLTFWRRFGIRSWPSFVLIDPEGAVVGKIEGEGIYERLDPMIAKISRTYEGRGTLKKERMAFGFIRDTARGGMLYYPGKIEADYGGERLFISDSNHHRILLVRPDGKILEAIGSGKPGRRDGSFEEAAFYMPQGLAYDGRESVLYVADTGNHLIRRVSLRERTVETIAGTGLEAMPGRDIGGDTDVALSSPRDLVLLGEDLWIAMAGTRQIWRMDLATHEVRPYAGTGAAALIDGPLEEAAFAEPTGITTDGEVLYVADSDASAIRQICRGMVTTRIGHGLTDFGDLDTIARMARVHHPLGVTFADGRIYIADTGNHKIKWLDVATDWVISMAGNGRRGYRDGLAGDGMLSEPGGLVAFGGLFYIADTGNHAIRVYDPVRHLISTLAIWK; from the coding sequence ATGGAGCAGATCTCTCTCTTCGAGTTTCCCGCAGACCTTGAATGGTTCAATACGGATCGCCCTCTCTCGATGCAGGATCTGGCAGGAAAGATCGTGCTGCTCGATTTCTGGACATTCTGCTGCGTCAGCTGTATGCAGGTGATGCCGGATATTACGCGGCTTGTCGAGAAGTATCCGGAGCTCGTCGTCATCGGGGTGCACTCCCCGCGATACGAGCTTGAGCGTGTGACCGGGAATATCAGGGAGGCTATCCTCCATACTGGCTTTGAGCATCCCGTTATCGTCGACCGCGATCTGACCTTCTGGCGCCGCTTCGGTATCAGGTCGTGGCCGTCGTTCGTCCTGATCGATCCCGAGGGAGCTGTTGTCGGCAAGATAGAGGGCGAAGGGATCTATGAGCGGCTCGATCCGATGATCGCGAAGATAAGCAGGACGTATGAAGGACGGGGAACGCTGAAGAAGGAGCGTATGGCCTTCGGATTCATTCGGGATACCGCACGAGGAGGCATGCTCTACTATCCGGGGAAGATCGAGGCCGACTACGGGGGAGAGAGGCTCTTTATATCCGACTCGAATCACCACCGTATTCTTCTTGTCAGGCCGGACGGAAAGATACTCGAGGCTATCGGATCCGGTAAACCCGGTCGCCGGGACGGATCCTTCGAGGAGGCTGCCTTCTACATGCCGCAGGGACTTGCATACGACGGCCGGGAGTCGGTTCTGTATGTTGCCGATACCGGCAATCACCTCATCCGAAGAGTCTCTCTCCGGGAAAGGACGGTGGAAACGATCGCCGGCACGGGGCTTGAGGCGATGCCCGGGAGGGACATCGGCGGGGATACCGACGTCGCGCTCAGTTCTCCCCGGGATCTCGTGCTGCTCGGCGAGGATCTCTGGATAGCCATGGCGGGAACGCGCCAGATATGGAGGATGGATCTTGCTACGCACGAGGTCCGGCCGTATGCCGGCACCGGAGCCGCGGCACTCATCGACGGGCCGCTTGAGGAAGCAGCGTTTGCAGAGCCTACCGGCATTACGACGGACGGCGAGGTGCTTTATGTGGCGGACAGCGATGCCTCCGCGATCAGGCAGATCTGTCGTGGGATGGTCACGACACGCATCGGTCACGGCCTCACCGATTTCGGTGACCTCGATACTATCGCACGGATGGCACGAGTTCACCACCCGCTCGGTGTGACGTTCGCGGACGGCCGCATTTACATTGCGGACACCGGGAACCACAAGATCAAATGGCTCGATGTGGCGACGGACTGGGTCATCTCCATGGCAGGGAACGGGAGACGCGGCTACCGGGACGGTCTCGCCGGGGACGGTATGCTGAGTGAACCGGGCGGGCTTGTAGCCTTCGGCGGGCTTTTTTACATTGCGGATACCGGCAACCACGCTATCCGGGTGTACGACCCGGTACGGCATCTCATCTCGACGCTGGCGATCTGGAAATGA
- a CDS encoding fasciclin domain-containing protein codes for MRLYGMVLVALVLGALTVCCGCTTELPGNETANETANETADQTIVDIAANDSQFSTLVDALVAANLTDTLSQEGPYTVFAPPNSAFEQLPAGTLDQLMQDPEGDLQQILLYHVVPGQYMSSDLAQLNSLETLEGSTLSVNTTNGVVTVDGAMVTTSDIEASNGVIHVVNAVMVPPTVSVGGGNETGNVTVNTT; via the coding sequence ATGAGATTGTATGGAATGGTGTTGGTTGCTCTGGTGCTCGGGGCACTGACCGTATGCTGCGGGTGCACGACCGAGCTGCCCGGCAATGAGACTGCAAACGAGACTGCAAACGAGACTGCGGATCAGACAATCGTCGATATCGCAGCGAACGATTCCCAGTTCTCGACACTCGTCGATGCACTTGTGGCTGCGAATCTGACCGATACGCTGAGTCAGGAGGGGCCGTATACGGTCTTTGCACCGCCGAACAGTGCTTTCGAGCAATTGCCTGCAGGCACGCTGGATCAGCTGATGCAGGATCCAGAGGGCGATCTGCAGCAGATTCTGCTGTACCACGTTGTTCCCGGACAGTACATGTCCTCGGATCTGGCACAGTTAAACTCCCTTGAGACCCTTGAAGGCAGCACACTCTCCGTCAACACGACGAACGGTGTCGTGACGGTTGACGGAGCCATGGTGACGACGAGTGATATCGAGGCGAGCAACGGTGTCATCCATGTTGTGAATGCAGTGATGGTGCCCCCGACGGTCTCTGTCGGCGGAGGGAATGAGACCGGCAACGTAACGGTGAATACGACCTGA
- a CDS encoding precorrin-2 dehydrogenase/sirohydrochlorin ferrochelatase family protein, which yields MLDLTGRAVLIFGGGEVGARKAAFFRHEADVTVISRSFAPAFDDLAVRRRRTDLAGMPDDDLERLVGDAFLVVAATPDAGLNDRIGRICRRRGVHFNNAAGEQGDVLIPSVIRGRRYLMAITTFGMSPAVPRYIRMRLEEEYGELDGMIELQGELRAMLKETEPSQEKRSAALWSILSDEEIWTALASDYADARRIAEERYLRA from the coding sequence ATGCTTGATCTTACGGGCAGGGCGGTACTTATCTTCGGAGGGGGAGAGGTCGGGGCTCGAAAGGCTGCGTTCTTTCGTCATGAGGCAGATGTAACGGTGATCAGCCGTTCTTTTGCGCCTGCCTTCGACGATCTTGCGGTACGGCGGCGCCGGACAGACCTCGCCGGGATGCCGGACGACGATCTTGAGCGACTGGTCGGGGATGCCTTCCTCGTCGTGGCCGCGACTCCCGATGCCGGACTGAACGACCGGATCGGCAGGATCTGCAGGAGAAGGGGTGTTCACTTCAACAATGCGGCAGGGGAGCAGGGAGATGTGCTGATCCCGTCGGTGATCCGGGGACGCCGCTACCTGATGGCGATAACCACGTTCGGGATGAGCCCCGCCGTGCCGCGGTATATACGGATGAGGCTTGAGGAAGAGTATGGAGAACTGGACGGTATGATCGAGCTGCAGGGGGAACTTCGAGCCATGCTGAAGGAGACCGAGCCGTCGCAGGAGAAGCGGTCGGCGGCACTCTGGAGCATCCTCTCCGATGAGGAGATCTGGACGGCTCTTGCATCCGACTACGCCGACGCACGGCGGATTGCAGAGGAGAGGTATCTGCGTGCCTGA
- the hemA gene encoding glutamyl-tRNA reductase has protein sequence MPESTFSPLALAGVNHHSADIATLERFRFPDEDEFLRLARAYFKGALLLQTCNRVEVVVQGEGAALTEFLQEQGREGFFVLEGASVPRHLLELASGVDSMIVGEDQILGQLKKALSLSQTAGACSTLIELCVTKAVHVGVRVRRQTEINRGAVSIGSAAVTLAEKLLGSLKDRHILVVGTGEMGMLVAQALAAKDLTAIYVTNRTPRRAEILAGKIGGKAVKFDDLYRYIALSDVVISCTAAPHPVIHAGEIRAVMEERLWPLDVHPRHLILIDIAQPRDVEEDVRSIDGVHLFTIDDLREVSDTNLNSRKTEAERAQGIINEELDQFVRQMKRAAADETLALLYTWAESIRLRERDRALHRLGAADPRVASVVDDLTRSVIKKILSDMTVAIRSSAECGDLATAEALVRAMIQGEPLCFPRDE, from the coding sequence GTGCCTGAATCGACCTTCTCACCGCTCGCGCTTGCGGGCGTAAACCACCATTCCGCCGATATCGCCACCCTCGAGCGGTTCCGTTTTCCCGACGAGGATGAGTTCCTCCGGCTTGCCCGGGCATATTTCAAGGGTGCCCTGCTCCTGCAGACCTGCAACCGGGTGGAGGTCGTGGTGCAGGGCGAGGGTGCCGCGCTCACCGAGTTCCTGCAGGAACAGGGGCGGGAGGGTTTCTTCGTCCTCGAAGGGGCGAGCGTCCCCCGGCACCTCCTCGAGCTCGCCTCCGGTGTCGACTCCATGATCGTCGGGGAAGATCAGATCCTCGGCCAGCTCAAAAAAGCGCTCTCCCTGTCGCAGACTGCCGGTGCCTGCAGCACGCTCATCGAGCTCTGCGTGACGAAGGCCGTCCACGTCGGTGTCCGCGTGCGCAGGCAGACGGAGATAAACCGGGGCGCCGTCTCCATAGGATCTGCGGCGGTGACGCTGGCGGAGAAGCTCCTCGGGAGCCTGAAAGATCGGCATATCCTTGTCGTGGGGACGGGCGAGATGGGAATGCTCGTCGCGCAGGCGCTTGCCGCAAAGGATCTGACTGCCATCTACGTCACCAACAGAACACCCCGGCGTGCGGAGATCCTTGCCGGGAAGATCGGCGGCAAAGCGGTCAAGTTCGATGATCTCTATCGATACATAGCCCTTTCGGACGTCGTCATCTCCTGCACCGCAGCACCGCACCCAGTGATCCACGCTGGTGAGATCCGGGCGGTGATGGAGGAGCGGCTCTGGCCGCTCGACGTTCACCCGCGCCACCTCATCCTGATCGATATCGCTCAGCCCCGGGACGTGGAGGAGGATGTCCGGTCGATAGACGGCGTTCACCTCTTTACCATCGACGATCTCCGTGAAGTGAGCGATACAAACTTAAATTCCCGCAAAACGGAGGCGGAACGGGCTCAGGGGATAATAAACGAAGAACTCGATCAGTTCGTCCGCCAGATGAAGCGGGCGGCAGCGGACGAGACGCTCGCCCTCCTCTATACCTGGGCGGAGTCGATCCGGCTACGGGAGCGCGACCGTGCGCTGCACCGCCTCGGGGCGGCCGATCCCCGGGTCGCCTCCGTCGTCGACGACCTGACCCGGTCGGTGATTAAAAAAATCCTCTCGGATATGACCGTTGCCATCCGGTCGAGCGCTGAATGCGGCGATCTGGCTACGGCGGAAGCCCTCGTACGGGCGATGATTCAAGGTGAACCGTTATGTTTCCCACGCGACGAATGA
- the hemB gene encoding porphobilinogen synthase encodes MFPTRRMRRLRRRTIQPLLSETTLSKKDLIAPIFVDESIEEPQPIGSMPGQYRHPVDGVATYVRRLRDAGIRAVILFGIPGQKDCEASGAYAAGGVVQRAVRAIKTTVPDMVVCTDLCACEYTDHGHCGIVGETCDGPDLLNDPSLDLMAKIAVSQAESGADVVAPSCMLDGMVQAIREALDGAGYQDVLIMSYSTKFSSALYGPFRDAAGSGYSFGDRSTYQMNPGNAREAYLESALDADEGADILMVKPAGLYLDILSSLAELGLPIAAYQVSGEYAQIKAAAERGWIDERAVVMESLLCIKRAGADLILTYFAEDAARWLDEEQ; translated from the coding sequence ATGTTTCCCACGCGACGAATGAGACGGCTCCGGCGGAGGACTATTCAGCCTCTGCTCTCGGAGACAACGCTCTCGAAGAAAGACCTGATTGCTCCGATCTTTGTCGACGAATCGATCGAAGAGCCGCAGCCTATCGGATCGATGCCCGGGCAGTACCGCCACCCGGTCGACGGTGTTGCGACGTACGTCAGACGGCTCCGGGATGCCGGCATCCGTGCGGTGATCCTCTTCGGGATACCCGGACAGAAAGATTGCGAGGCGAGCGGGGCGTATGCCGCAGGCGGCGTCGTCCAGCGGGCGGTCAGGGCGATCAAAACCACCGTGCCGGATATGGTGGTCTGCACCGACCTCTGCGCCTGCGAGTACACCGATCACGGTCACTGCGGTATCGTCGGTGAAACCTGCGATGGTCCCGACCTTTTAAACGATCCTTCGCTCGACCTGATGGCGAAGATCGCCGTCAGCCAGGCAGAGAGCGGCGCCGATGTCGTCGCGCCGTCCTGCATGCTCGACGGCATGGTGCAGGCGATCCGGGAGGCGCTCGATGGCGCCGGGTATCAGGACGTCCTGATCATGTCCTACTCTACGAAGTTTTCGAGCGCTCTCTACGGGCCGTTCCGGGATGCGGCAGGCTCCGGGTACTCCTTCGGCGACCGGAGCACTTACCAGATGAATCCGGGCAACGCCCGCGAGGCGTATCTGGAGTCGGCGCTCGATGCGGACGAAGGTGCGGATATCCTGATGGTCAAACCGGCAGGACTGTACCTGGATATCCTCTCTTCGCTCGCAGAGCTCGGGCTCCCAATCGCCGCCTATCAGGTCAGCGGCGAGTACGCCCAGATCAAGGCCGCCGCCGAGCGGGGCTGGATCGACGAGCGCGCCGTGGTGATGGAGAGCCTGCTCTGCATCAAAAGGGCGGGAGCGGATCTCATTCTGACCTATTTTGCCGAAGACGCAGCGAGGTGGCTTGATGAAGAGCAGTGA
- a CDS encoding PrsW family intramembrane metalloprotease codes for MVQIDLLVLFTLALGPGIFWVWYFYHRDRYDPEPAYLVLRMFLLGIAVTFPVAFIEGVVGILIASPLVLAVIVAPIVEEYGKYFVVRKGIYRDREFDEPMDGIVYAASAALGFASLENLIYVFSAYTLSPEAAVGTIVVRALFSVPAHALFACIWGYALGRAKFAPPEQRRGIVARGLVVAMVLHALFNFLLITAEVYALAMLVFILVLIPGMWLLANRNIGRALGRER; via the coding sequence ATGGTGCAGATAGACCTCCTCGTCCTGTTTACACTGGCACTCGGCCCGGGAATCTTCTGGGTCTGGTACTTCTACCACCGGGACCGGTACGACCCCGAACCGGCGTATCTGGTTCTGCGGATGTTCCTCCTCGGCATCGCCGTCACGTTTCCGGTCGCTTTCATTGAAGGGGTCGTCGGCATCCTGATAGCCTCACCGCTCGTTCTCGCGGTTATCGTCGCACCTATAGTCGAAGAGTACGGGAAGTATTTCGTTGTCCGGAAAGGGATCTATCGCGACCGAGAGTTCGACGAACCCATGGACGGTATCGTCTACGCGGCGTCGGCAGCACTCGGATTCGCATCGCTCGAGAACCTGATATACGTATTCTCGGCCTATACCCTCTCTCCGGAAGCGGCGGTAGGAACGATCGTCGTTCGTGCACTCTTCTCGGTTCCTGCACACGCCCTCTTTGCATGCATCTGGGGATACGCCCTTGGGAGAGCGAAGTTCGCTCCCCCCGAGCAGCGCCGGGGGATCGTTGCCCGCGGCCTCGTCGTTGCGATGGTTCTCCACGCCCTCTTCAATTTTCTGCTCATCACGGCAGAAGTTTACGCGCTTGCGATGCTCGTCTTTATTCTGGTGCTGATACCGGGGATGTGGCTGCTCGCCAACCGGAACATCGGCAGGGCGCTTGGCAGGGAGCGGTGA
- a CDS encoding DUF7544 domain-containing protein, whose amino-acid sequence MADDTYAFDELEGTLNRTKNLLWPINWAIWFRLAVITLFVGGGFSFPNVFQYNFPGDDYGAPMAGGFDGFAPLFFGVIALVLILALFFMFVSATVQFVFVESLASRSFRLAPLFSKHLGKGARLFAFQLALSVLMLLAMAAIFLVIFAPMVLGGGSIGVSFSLLLLVLIPAAILVALIFGLVIQLTVDFVVPIMLHDDCGVISGWRHLWPAVSSQVLQTVVYIVVKLILAVLAAIVEAILIILALIVIAIPFALIGIALIALGVQNIAIFLILLIPYLIIAIPAALLIQVPFVTFLRYYSLLVLGRLAPRYTLLA is encoded by the coding sequence ATGGCAGACGATACCTACGCATTCGACGAACTCGAGGGGACGCTGAACCGCACGAAAAACCTCCTCTGGCCGATAAACTGGGCGATATGGTTCCGCCTCGCAGTTATCACCCTCTTTGTCGGCGGGGGTTTCAGTTTCCCGAACGTCTTTCAGTACAACTTCCCCGGAGACGACTACGGAGCACCCATGGCCGGAGGATTTGACGGTTTCGCACCGCTCTTCTTCGGCGTCATCGCTCTTGTCCTGATCCTCGCACTCTTCTTCATGTTCGTCAGCGCGACGGTTCAGTTCGTCTTCGTCGAGAGCCTTGCCTCCCGGTCGTTCCGGCTGGCGCCGCTCTTTTCGAAGCACCTCGGGAAAGGTGCGCGGCTCTTCGCCTTTCAGCTGGCACTATCCGTACTCATGCTGCTCGCCATGGCCGCAATCTTCCTCGTCATCTTCGCTCCCATGGTTCTTGGCGGCGGTTCGATCGGGGTATCGTTCTCGCTCCTTCTGCTGGTCCTCATCCCCGCAGCCATACTGGTAGCCCTCATATTCGGCCTGGTCATCCAGCTGACCGTCGACTTTGTCGTCCCCATCATGCTCCACGACGACTGCGGCGTCATCTCCGGATGGCGGCACCTCTGGCCGGCAGTCTCGTCGCAGGTGCTGCAGACGGTCGTCTACATCGTCGTAAAACTCATCCTCGCAGTTCTCGCAGCGATCGTCGAGGCGATACTCATCATCCTCGCCTTGATCGTCATCGCCATACCCTTCGCCCTGATCGGGATTGCCCTGATCGCCCTCGGAGTCCAGAATATCGCAATCTTCCTGATCCTGCTCATCCCCTACCTCATCATCGCTATCCCCGCAGCGCTCCTCATCCAGGTGCCGTTCGTCACCTTCCTGCGGTACTACTCGCTTCTCGTCCTCGGAAGACTGGCACCGCGGTACACTCTCCTCGCATAA
- a CDS encoding TrkH family potassium uptake protein, with the protein MHELVSPVNSRSILKYTGYLLLMIGAIIAVPVAAALILGEIVPAAIYAASSGVTLLAGGLLIRLLPECELHQKEAIVIAAIVFPLSSIINAVPLALVNNLPALDALFESVSGLTTTGLSVAPAGVSALFLFTRSWAQWVGGIGIAVLALSILVTPGTSAFRLFDANIGETRLRPNVAGTARVLGTVYAGITILTFILLLLAGMPIFDAVCQAFTTVSTGGFSTKPESIAGFSGGGIPIIIAFGCIMGAANFALYPKLFRAPRTALASIQLRYFILFLTLGTVGLAVTIPGAAPGIIVSEAAFQAISALTTAGFSTIDIGALPDTSKAVLTALMWIGGGVGSTAGGIKIVRIVILVQLVRIVFVRFFVPRETVIPLKIRDHIVDEQKLTYLFTFVLLYFAAVALSAFAVMLHGVPMVDAVFEVSSALGTVGLSSGITGAEMAGTLKAVLIADMLLGRIEIIPLLIFLMPSTWRRRPDRAAGTGAGKAPAAQIPIVR; encoded by the coding sequence ATGCACGAACTGGTCTCCCCGGTGAATTCACGGTCGATCCTGAAATACACGGGCTACCTTCTGCTGATGATCGGCGCTATCATAGCAGTGCCGGTCGCTGCCGCGCTTATTCTCGGCGAGATTGTCCCGGCAGCGATCTACGCGGCGAGCAGCGGCGTCACCCTGCTTGCCGGCGGCCTTCTGATCCGTCTCCTCCCCGAGTGCGAGCTTCACCAGAAAGAGGCGATTGTCATCGCCGCTATCGTCTTCCCCTTAAGTTCGATCATCAATGCCGTCCCCCTCGCTCTCGTAAACAACCTGCCGGCACTCGATGCGCTCTTTGAGAGCGTATCCGGACTGACGACGACCGGCCTCTCCGTCGCACCGGCAGGGGTGAGCGCCCTCTTCCTCTTCACCCGGTCATGGGCGCAGTGGGTCGGCGGCATCGGTATCGCCGTCCTTGCACTCTCCATTCTCGTAACACCAGGAACAAGCGCGTTCCGGCTCTTTGACGCAAATATCGGCGAGACGCGCCTTCGACCGAACGTCGCCGGGACGGCCAGGGTACTCGGGACGGTCTATGCAGGGATCACCATCCTCACCTTCATACTGCTGCTCCTCGCAGGCATGCCGATCTTCGATGCAGTCTGTCAAGCATTCACAACGGTATCTACAGGAGGATTCTCAACCAAACCTGAGAGTATCGCCGGGTTTTCGGGGGGCGGCATCCCCATCATCATCGCGTTCGGGTGCATCATGGGAGCGGCCAACTTCGCCCTCTACCCAAAACTCTTCAGAGCGCCGCGAACTGCTCTCGCGAGCATCCAGTTGCGCTACTTCATACTCTTCCTCACTCTCGGGACAGTCGGCCTCGCTGTCACCATTCCAGGAGCTGCGCCCGGGATCATCGTCTCGGAGGCAGCCTTCCAGGCAATCTCGGCACTGACGACAGCGGGCTTCTCGACGATCGATATCGGCGCTCTCCCGGATACATCGAAAGCCGTGCTGACGGCGCTGATGTGGATCGGCGGGGGGGTCGGTTCGACGGCGGGCGGGATTAAGATCGTCCGCATTGTGATACTGGTACAACTCGTCCGGATTGTATTCGTCAGATTCTTTGTACCGCGGGAGACCGTCATCCCGCTGAAGATAAGAGACCATATCGTCGACGAACAGAAGCTCACGTACCTCTTCACCTTCGTCCTGCTCTACTTCGCCGCCGTCGCTCTCTCAGCGTTCGCCGTTATGCTCCACGGAGTTCCCATGGTCGATGCAGTCTTCGAAGTCTCGAGCGCTCTTGGGACCGTCGGCCTCTCCTCCGGCATTACCGGGGCGGAGATGGCAGGAACACTGAAAGCCGTCCTGATCGCCGATATGCTGCTCGGAAGAATTGAGATAATCCCTCTTCTCATCTTCCTCATGCCCAGCACGTGGCGAAGGAGGCCTGACCGCGCCGCCGGAACAGGCGCCGGGAAGGCGCCTGCAGCCCAAATTCCGATCGTCAGGTAG
- a CDS encoding potassium channel family protein, with the protein MRIIIVGASPLGQHLAQRLIRERHEVILIDRDAGRARELAEILDCTVINAEGTRPDVLEKAEIGDADAVVACTDHDQDNIIIGLVARKSDVPEIVLRTDDEQFLAVAKKLGFHHIINPAQIGSMIITDALRGVDTTELSTLIRGDVRFISIIVEKRLKGTRMDDINLPEDSAVIGIYRDGRFLLAREKPALRPEDELIIVTRSAYVREICENLCEETENIII; encoded by the coding sequence ATGCGTATCATCATCGTCGGTGCGAGCCCGCTCGGACAGCATCTGGCACAGCGCCTGATCCGCGAGCGGCATGAAGTTATCCTGATCGACAGGGATGCCGGGCGTGCCCGGGAACTTGCAGAGATCCTCGACTGCACCGTTATCAATGCGGAGGGTACCCGGCCGGACGTGCTCGAAAAAGCAGAGATTGGAGACGCAGATGCCGTGGTGGCATGCACCGACCACGACCAGGACAACATCATCATCGGCCTGGTTGCGCGTAAATCGGACGTCCCCGAGATCGTGCTTCGAACCGACGATGAACAGTTCCTGGCGGTGGCGAAGAAACTCGGGTTCCACCACATCATCAACCCGGCGCAGATCGGATCGATGATCATCACCGATGCGCTCAGGGGCGTGGATACCACCGAGCTCTCCACACTCATCCGCGGCGATGTCCGATTTATCAGTATTATCGTTGAAAAGCGGCTTAAAGGAACCAGAATGGACGATATCAACCTTCCCGAGGATAGCGCCGTCATCGGCATCTACCGTGACGGCCGGTTCCTCCTGGCAAGAGAGAAACCCGCGCTTCGGCCGGAGGATGAGCTCATCATCGTCACCCGAAGCGCGTATGTCAGGGAGATCTGCGAGAATCTCTGCGAGGAGACGGAGAATATCATCATCTAG